One segment of Alistipes finegoldii DSM 17242 DNA contains the following:
- a CDS encoding cation diffusion facilitator family transporter, with the protein MSGEAEIRKKKIYRVTFIGFAVNLLLAGIKLAAGILGRSGAMVADAVHSFSDMATDVVVIAFAKISAKPKDEGHDYGHGKYETLATIIISLALAAVGTGILVNSIGAIRVVVDGGLLPRPGTVALLAAAVSIVVKEILYRYTVREGRRVSSPSMIANAWHHRSDALSSLGTLAGIGCAYFLGDKWRIADPIAALVVAVFIFKIAFDLIRTGLDELLERSLPEDVEEEILRVVAANPEVREPHNLRTRRIGASIAVEVHVRVDGAMSVCRSHELTEDIERRLRARFGEGTMIAIHVEPLKAACRAE; encoded by the coding sequence ATGTCCGGTGAGGCTGAAATCCGCAAAAAGAAAATATACCGCGTGACCTTTATCGGTTTCGCGGTCAATCTCCTGCTCGCCGGGATCAAACTCGCGGCGGGTATTCTGGGCCGAAGCGGCGCCATGGTCGCCGACGCCGTACACTCGTTCTCCGACATGGCGACCGACGTGGTGGTGATCGCCTTTGCCAAGATTTCGGCCAAACCCAAGGACGAGGGACACGACTACGGCCACGGCAAATACGAGACGCTCGCCACGATCATCATCAGCCTTGCGCTGGCTGCCGTAGGTACGGGGATTCTGGTGAACAGCATCGGTGCCATCCGCGTCGTTGTGGACGGAGGGCTGCTGCCCCGTCCCGGCACCGTGGCGCTGCTGGCCGCCGCGGTCTCCATCGTCGTCAAGGAGATTCTTTACCGCTATACGGTGCGCGAAGGCCGCCGGGTGTCGAGTCCGAGCATGATCGCCAACGCATGGCATCACCGCAGCGACGCCCTTTCGTCGCTGGGAACGCTGGCCGGCATCGGGTGCGCCTATTTTCTGGGCGATAAGTGGCGCATCGCCGACCCGATCGCGGCGCTCGTCGTGGCGGTTTTCATTTTCAAGATCGCGTTCGACCTGATTCGCACCGGACTCGACGAACTTCTGGAACGTTCGCTTCCGGAGGATGTGGAAGAGGAAATCCTGCGTGTCGTTGCGGCGAATCCCGAAGTGCGGGAGCCGCACAACCTGCGCACGCGCCGTATCGGCGCGTCGATCGCCGTCGAGGTGCATGTGCGCGTGGACGGCGCGATGAGCGTCTGCCGCTCGCACGAGCTGACCGAGGACATCGAACGCCGCCTGCGCGCCCGGTTCGGCGAAGGCACGATGATCGCCATTCATGTCGAGCCGCTCAAGGCGGCGTGCCGTGCGGAGTGA
- a CDS encoding RNA polymerase sigma factor: MNVQVLSDQVLLNHYLSGDQSAISKLIERHSRRVRDYINMMVKDRDVAEDIFQETFIKAVRVIDDGRYTDNGKFLSWVLRIAHNQVIDYFRAQRQNKAVTEAEAGYDVLGSLRFAERNVEDAMVSEQIERDVRALVELLPAEQREVVMMRYFAGLSFKDIAEQTDVSINTALGRMRYALINLRRMIKEKNMILC, from the coding sequence ATGAACGTGCAAGTATTAAGTGACCAGGTATTGCTTAATCACTACCTCTCAGGTGACCAAAGTGCCATATCCAAGCTCATCGAACGCCATAGCCGCCGTGTGCGCGACTACATCAATATGATGGTGAAGGACCGCGATGTTGCAGAAGATATCTTCCAAGAGACATTTATCAAAGCCGTGCGTGTAATCGACGACGGCCGCTATACGGACAACGGGAAGTTTCTCTCGTGGGTGCTGCGCATCGCGCACAATCAGGTGATCGACTATTTCCGCGCCCAGCGGCAGAACAAGGCCGTCACCGAAGCCGAAGCCGGATACGATGTATTGGGATCGCTGCGTTTCGCCGAGCGGAACGTGGAGGACGCCATGGTCAGCGAACAGATCGAGCGCGACGTGCGCGCTCTGGTCGAACTGCTCCCTGCCGAGCAGCGCGAGGTGGTGATGATGCGTTATTTCGCCGGTCTCAGTTTCAAGGATATCGCCGAGCAGACCGACGTGAGTATAAACACCGCGTTGGGCCGGATGCGCTATGCGCTTATCAACCTGCGGCGGATGATCAAGGAAAAAAATATGATTTTGTGCTGA
- a CDS encoding VOC family protein, whose protein sequence is MKFSNVRLLVRDYEKCFRFYTEKLGLEAAFDIEGCYGSFKVAEGIEGVAIFTSDLMAPVAGNADKELPAGCRDKMMVSFEVDNVDEAFETLSARGVEFVNRPTDMPGWGMRVVHLRDPEENLIELFTPLAANL, encoded by the coding sequence ATGAAATTCAGCAATGTAAGATTATTGGTCAGGGACTATGAAAAGTGCTTCCGGTTTTATACCGAAAAACTCGGTTTGGAGGCGGCTTTCGATATCGAAGGCTGTTACGGCAGTTTCAAGGTGGCCGAAGGCATCGAGGGGGTGGCGATATTTACGTCCGACCTCATGGCGCCGGTCGCCGGGAACGCAGACAAGGAGCTACCGGCCGGCTGCAGGGATAAGATGATGGTATCGTTTGAAGTCGACAATGTGGACGAAGCCTTCGAAACGCTCTCTGCAAGGGGCGTGGAGTTTGTCAACCGGCCGACCGACATGCCCGGCTGGGGGATGCGGGTCGTGCATCTGAGAGACCCCGAAGAAAATCTGATCGAACTTTTTACGCCTTTGGCAGCGAACTTATGA
- a CDS encoding DUF488 domain-containing protein, whose product MTRIRIKRVYEPAAPDDGCRVLVDKLWPRGVRKDALHYDMWAKEITPSSELRAWYHADPQTRWPEFRRRYLEELRGSQAVREFVRRIAGNETVTLLYASKNAAENHALVLQEFLEHAVTEIAHA is encoded by the coding sequence ATGACACGCATACGAATCAAACGCGTTTACGAACCCGCCGCTCCGGACGACGGCTGCCGCGTGTTGGTCGATAAACTGTGGCCGCGCGGCGTGCGCAAGGATGCGCTGCATTACGACATGTGGGCCAAGGAGATCACGCCCAGCTCCGAACTGCGCGCATGGTACCACGCCGATCCGCAGACCCGCTGGCCGGAGTTCCGGCGCCGGTATCTCGAAGAGCTGCGCGGCTCGCAGGCCGTGCGGGAGTTTGTCCGCCGCATCGCCGGAAATGAGACCGTTACGCTGCTGTACGCATCGAAAAATGCGGCCGAGAATCATGCGCTCGTCCTGCAGGAATTTCTCGAACACGCCGTGACGGAGATCGCGCACGCCTGA
- a CDS encoding HdeD family acid-resistance protein, whose product MNNFSSLIENSKRAVRYWWLLLIIGIALFVVGILIFVYPTQSYLGMSLVFGWLMLFSGILEVVLSSANKHFITGRGWMLAGGIIEIILGIILIFNVALSAATLPIFLGFWLMLRGFSAIGLGGDMNAMEIPGSGWTVFSGILLVLCSLWILFQPLVFGTTAVVIWVGISLLFAGIAACSLSIQLRRAHQCLGNR is encoded by the coding sequence ATGAACAATTTTTCCTCACTGATCGAAAATTCGAAGCGGGCCGTACGTTACTGGTGGCTGCTCCTGATCATCGGCATCGCCCTGTTCGTCGTGGGCATTCTGATATTCGTCTACCCCACCCAAAGTTATCTGGGCATGTCGCTCGTATTCGGCTGGCTGATGCTCTTTTCGGGCATTCTCGAAGTCGTGCTTTCGTCGGCCAACAAACACTTCATCACGGGCCGCGGCTGGATGCTGGCCGGGGGCATCATCGAAATCATCCTCGGCATCATCCTGATCTTCAACGTCGCGCTTTCGGCCGCCACGCTGCCGATTTTCCTCGGTTTCTGGCTCATGCTGCGCGGATTCAGCGCCATCGGTCTGGGCGGCGACATGAACGCCATGGAGATTCCCGGATCGGGCTGGACCGTCTTCAGCGGCATCCTGCTGGTGCTCTGCTCGTTGTGGATTCTGTTCCAGCCGCTGGTATTCGGCACCACGGCCGTCGTGATCTGGGTCGGCATTTCGCTGCTCTTCGCCGGCATCGCCGCCTGTTCGCTTTCGATCCAGCTGCGGCGGGCGCACCAATGTCTCGGCAACCGCTGA
- a CDS encoding MBL fold metallo-hydrolase, producing the protein MSGKQKRGKMIILSSILLATLAAAFVIVRLPSFGRLPQGERLERIRQSPNYRDGRFRNQEAGPMMTGDKSRLRGILEFLFRKREGLRPHDAVPAIRTDLRALDPKSNLLVWFGHSSQLIQAEGRRTLVDPVFRNAAPLSMLNRPFKGTDIYRPEEMPDIDYLIVTHDHWDHLDYRTVRELKERIGTVICPLGVGEHFEYWGFDPAKIVELDWHEQQTLGDGFTVRCLPSRHFSGRGRSSNQTLWGSFLLQTPARKIYMGGDGGYGCHFAEIGEEFPDIDLAVLENGQYDEAWKYIHTMPDQLAKAAKELGARRIMTVHHSKYALAKHRWDEPLATEAALAADTALHLLRPEIGEVVPLETPQPERAQADDPTGL; encoded by the coding sequence ATGTCGGGCAAGCAAAAAAGAGGCAAAATGATAATACTCTCAAGCATCCTGCTCGCGACGCTGGCCGCCGCATTCGTCATCGTCCGTCTGCCGAGCTTCGGGCGTCTGCCCCAAGGCGAACGGCTCGAACGCATCCGGCAGTCGCCGAACTACCGCGACGGCCGGTTCCGCAATCAGGAAGCCGGTCCGATGATGACGGGCGACAAGAGCCGGTTGCGCGGCATATTGGAATTCCTCTTCCGCAAGCGCGAGGGACTGCGTCCCCACGATGCGGTGCCGGCGATCCGCACCGACCTGCGGGCGCTCGATCCCAAAAGCAACCTGCTGGTCTGGTTCGGGCACTCGTCCCAGCTGATTCAGGCCGAAGGGCGCCGGACGCTCGTCGATCCGGTTTTCCGCAACGCGGCGCCGCTCTCGATGCTCAACCGTCCGTTCAAAGGCACCGACATCTACCGCCCCGAAGAGATGCCCGACATCGACTACCTCATCGTCACGCACGACCACTGGGATCATCTCGACTACCGCACGGTCCGCGAGCTGAAAGAGCGCATCGGCACGGTCATCTGTCCGCTGGGCGTGGGCGAGCACTTCGAGTACTGGGGCTTCGACCCGGCGAAGATCGTCGAGCTGGACTGGCACGAACAACAGACGCTCGGCGACGGATTCACCGTCCGCTGTCTCCCCTCGCGCCACTTCTCCGGCCGCGGGCGGTCGTCCAATCAGACGTTGTGGGGATCGTTCCTGCTGCAAACGCCCGCGCGGAAAATCTACATGGGCGGCGACGGCGGATACGGATGTCATTTCGCCGAGATCGGAGAAGAGTTTCCGGACATAGACCTCGCCGTTCTCGAAAACGGCCAGTACGACGAAGCGTGGAAATACATCCACACGATGCCCGACCAACTGGCCAAAGCCGCAAAAGAGTTGGGTGCAAGGCGGATCATGACCGTCCACCACTCGAAATACGCCCTTGCCAAGCACCGCTGGGACGAGCCGCTGGCGACCGAGGCGGCATTGGCCGCGGACACCGCGCTGCACCTCCTGCGGCCCGAAATCGGCGAGGTGGTTCCGCTGGAAACTCCGCAACCGGAGCGTGCGCAGGCCGACGATCCGACGGGATTATAG
- a CDS encoding linear amide C-N hydrolase — protein sequence MKTRNLLLGMAAVCGSSFQAVACTGIALTAADGSYVQSRTIEWARGVLQSEYVVIPRGQRLRSFTPLGADGMTFTAKYGVVGLSVVQKEFIAEGINEAGLSAGLFFFPQYGGYEPYEPAQNDRTLADLQFVTWALTQFSTVDEVKAAVGGVRIVALEKTSVVHWRIGEPSGRQVVLEIVGGVPHFYENEVGVLTNAPGFEWQLTNLNNYVNLYPGDAPVRRLDGVTLRPTGGNSGFLGLPGDATPPSRFVRAAFYRATAPQRATGFETVQQCLHLLNNFDIPIGIEHPEGECPDIPSATQWTSAIDLTNRRIYYKTAYNNTIRCIDLAGIDFGKTAYQSHPLDRNREQPVQQIAIPE from the coding sequence ATGAAAACAAGGAATTTGTTGCTGGGTATGGCCGCTGTCTGCGGCAGTTCCTTTCAGGCGGTCGCCTGCACGGGCATCGCGCTCACGGCTGCTGATGGCAGTTATGTGCAGTCGCGCACCATCGAGTGGGCCCGCGGCGTTTTGCAGAGCGAATACGTCGTCATCCCGCGCGGTCAGCGGCTCCGCTCCTTTACACCCTTGGGAGCCGACGGCATGACCTTCACGGCCAAATACGGCGTCGTGGGGCTGTCCGTGGTGCAGAAGGAGTTCATCGCCGAGGGGATCAACGAAGCGGGGCTGTCGGCCGGACTCTTCTTCTTTCCGCAATACGGAGGGTATGAACCCTACGAACCGGCGCAGAACGACCGCACGCTCGCCGATCTGCAATTCGTGACGTGGGCGCTGACGCAATTTTCGACCGTCGATGAGGTCAAAGCCGCCGTCGGAGGCGTGCGCATCGTCGCGTTGGAAAAGACGTCGGTCGTACACTGGCGCATCGGAGAGCCGTCCGGACGGCAGGTCGTGCTGGAAATCGTAGGCGGAGTGCCGCATTTTTACGAAAACGAGGTCGGCGTGCTCACCAACGCCCCCGGTTTCGAGTGGCAGCTCACCAACCTGAACAATTACGTGAACCTCTATCCGGGCGACGCCCCCGTCCGCCGGCTGGACGGCGTAACGCTGCGGCCTACGGGCGGCAATTCGGGGTTTCTCGGCCTTCCGGGCGACGCTACGCCGCCGTCGCGCTTCGTGAGGGCCGCCTTCTACCGCGCCACGGCTCCGCAGCGCGCCACCGGGTTCGAGACCGTACAGCAATGCCTCCACCTGCTCAACAATTTCGACATTCCCATCGGTATCGAACATCCCGAAGGCGAGTGTCCGGACATTCCGAGCGCCACGCAGTGGACCTCGGCTATCGACCTGACCAACCGCCGGATCTATTACAAGACCGCCTACAACAATACGATCCGCTGTATCGACCTCGCGGGGATCGACTTCGGGAAAACGGCCTACCAGTCCCATCCGCTGGACCGGAACCGGGAGCAGCCCGTGCAGCAGATCGCTATTCCGGAGTAA
- the rhuM gene encoding RhuM family protein has translation MDVRMENDSVWLTQAQIAHLFGVDRTVIVRHVNNIYKSSELERDVTCAKIAHVQHEGQRQVRRMIPFYNLDMILSVGYRVNSKNATQFRIWANKVLKEYLIKGYAVNSQSKAEQLEELKQTVHLLSNVLSAKDVTKSEAIGLLRVITDYTYGLDTLDRYDYQQLEVSATTTEEPFHATYENAMEALQVLRDKFGGSELFAHEKDESFKSTMGAIYQTFGGRDLYPSVEEKAANLLYLTVKNHSFSDGNKRIAAFLFLWFLENNRILYRADGSRLLDNNTLVALTLMIAESRTEEKDVMTKVVVNLINKNN, from the coding sequence TTGGACGTTCGCATGGAGAACGACAGCGTGTGGCTGACGCAGGCGCAGATTGCGCATTTGTTCGGAGTTGACAGAACGGTTATTGTCAGACATGTCAACAACATTTATAAGTCGTCCGAATTGGAGCGGGACGTAACATGTGCAAAAATTGCACATGTTCAGCATGAGGGGCAACGGCAAGTGCGACGTATGATTCCATTTTATAACCTCGATATGATTCTATCGGTGGGCTATCGCGTCAATTCCAAAAATGCCACTCAATTTCGTATCTGGGCAAATAAGGTCTTGAAAGAGTATCTAATAAAAGGCTATGCAGTCAATAGCCAGTCCAAGGCCGAGCAGTTGGAGGAGCTGAAACAAACCGTTCATCTGCTCTCGAACGTGTTGTCGGCAAAGGATGTTACGAAATCCGAGGCAATCGGGTTGCTGCGCGTGATTACGGACTATACTTACGGTCTCGATACGCTCGACCGCTACGATTATCAGCAGTTGGAAGTGTCGGCTACTACGACCGAGGAGCCGTTTCATGCGACCTATGAAAATGCGATGGAGGCGTTACAGGTGTTACGCGACAAGTTCGGAGGCAGCGAGCTGTTCGCCCACGAGAAGGACGAGTCGTTCAAAAGCACGATGGGCGCAATTTACCAGACTTTCGGCGGGCGGGACCTCTATCCGAGCGTTGAGGAGAAGGCGGCTAATCTGCTCTATCTGACGGTTAAAAACCATTCGTTCAGCGACGGTAACAAGCGTATCGCCGCTTTCCTGTTCCTTTGGTTCTTGGAAAACAATCGGATTCTTTACCGTGCTGACGGTTCGCGCCTTTTGGATAACAATACACTGGTCGCCCTGACGCTGATGATTGCCGAGAGCCGCACGGAGGAAAAAGACGTGATGACGAAGGTTGTGGTGAATCTGATCAATAAGAACAATTGA
- a CDS encoding toxin-antitoxin system YwqK family antitoxin: MKPMKPSHFMNRVLLFVLLLVVGKGALSQERIDTLYYSRSGMTVRNPVFADYYRLALYPADAAGLKMFKDFYISGELRREGRFQTIDTLDDRRTVFDGDVVSYFKNGRMSEKSYYSEGLLEGEYRQYDENGTLKTRASYAGGELSGMYEAYNGDGSCRMVEYRAGLPVHDYYLLADGSGNTLKFRIADDMPVWESPVITERSVDYRDGVPWEVYFKNGLTIALTDAIVRDYGKWHRVDLIISNCIFVIS, translated from the coding sequence ATGAAACCTATGAAGCCTAGTCATTTTATGAACCGAGTTTTATTGTTTGTATTGTTGCTAGTGGTAGGCAAAGGTGCTTTGTCGCAGGAGCGGATAGATACACTCTACTATAGCCGTTCGGGGATGACGGTGCGAAATCCGGTTTTTGCCGATTATTATCGACTGGCGCTTTATCCTGCGGATGCGGCGGGGCTCAAAATGTTCAAGGATTTTTATATTTCGGGAGAATTGCGGAGAGAAGGGCGTTTTCAGACAATCGATACGCTTGATGATCGCCGGACGGTGTTTGACGGAGATGTTGTTTCCTATTTCAAGAATGGTCGCATGTCGGAAAAATCATATTATTCGGAAGGATTGTTGGAAGGCGAATATCGGCAATACGACGAGAATGGAACGTTGAAAACACGTGCGTCGTATGCCGGCGGCGAATTGTCCGGGATGTACGAGGCATACAACGGAGACGGCTCCTGCCGAATGGTGGAATATCGTGCAGGGCTGCCGGTTCATGATTATTATTTGCTGGCGGACGGCAGCGGGAACACGCTTAAATTCCGCATTGCGGACGACATGCCGGTATGGGAATCTCCGGTCATAACGGAGCGTTCGGTCGATTATCGGGACGGTGTGCCCTGGGAGGTCTATTTCAAAAACGGATTGACGATCGCCTTGACGGATGCCATCGTCCGGGATTACGGCAAGTGGCACCGGGTCGATCTGATTATCTCCAATTGTATATTTGTAATTAGTTAA
- a CDS encoding IS110 family transposase: MRYIGIDVSKATFVVAYSSDKGGEIRTFNNTTAGIRQFIGTLPKDGSIHCVMEATGNYSALLLYMLNVAGITVSMENPLKVKNFAKALLSTVKTDKSDARLITLYGEKMNPRPFKVQGEAILRLRQKRTVIRQLTKQITAMSNLRGSLACLPVPDKGATHTVDETIKFLEKKRDRLQAELTDLVEVEFSRQLALLTTIKGIGITLATALIITTGGFTYFQNAKQVSRYLGICPTYEQSGTSVNIKGHINRNGDAYTRGLLYIAAWPASRFNAQCKETYTRLRQNGKSGKLAMIAVANKLIRQAFAVVAHDKEYIDGFVSNRP, translated from the coding sequence ATGAGGTACATTGGAATCGACGTGAGCAAGGCTACATTCGTGGTAGCTTACTCCTCCGACAAAGGCGGGGAGATCCGTACTTTTAACAACACGACCGCTGGTATCAGACAGTTTATCGGGACTCTCCCCAAAGACGGCAGTATCCACTGTGTTATGGAGGCGACAGGGAATTACAGCGCCTTGCTGCTGTATATGCTCAATGTCGCCGGAATTACTGTCAGCATGGAGAATCCGCTGAAGGTAAAGAACTTCGCCAAAGCCTTGCTCTCTACGGTCAAGACCGATAAGAGCGATGCACGACTCATTACCTTGTACGGAGAGAAGATGAACCCGCGTCCTTTCAAGGTACAGGGAGAGGCCATCCTGCGGCTCCGACAGAAAAGAACCGTCATTCGCCAACTTACTAAGCAGATTACCGCCATGTCGAACCTTCGTGGCTCTCTTGCATGTCTGCCTGTCCCGGACAAAGGTGCAACTCATACCGTAGACGAAACTATCAAGTTCCTTGAAAAGAAGCGTGACAGGCTCCAGGCGGAACTCACGGATCTTGTCGAAGTGGAGTTCAGCCGACAACTCGCGCTGCTGACGACCATCAAAGGGATAGGCATAACGCTTGCCACGGCGCTCATCATCACTACTGGAGGCTTTACCTACTTCCAAAATGCCAAGCAGGTGTCCCGGTATCTCGGAATTTGTCCCACTTACGAACAGTCCGGAACTTCGGTAAACATCAAAGGGCATATCAACCGAAACGGAGACGCATACACTAGAGGACTTCTCTATATCGCCGCTTGGCCTGCCAGTAGGTTCAATGCCCAATGCAAAGAGACCTATACGAGGCTCAGGCAAAACGGAAAATCGGGAAAACTCGCTATGATCGCTGTCGCAAACAAGCTCATCAGGCAGGCTTTTGCTGTTGTCGCGCACGATAAAGAGTATATCGACGGATTCGTCTCCAACAGACCTTAG
- a CDS encoding type I restriction-modification system subunit M, with amino-acid sequence MAAMNTADIGFEKEIWKAADKMRGNIDASEYKSVVLGLIFLKYISDKFEAKYQQLVAEGEGFEEDKDEYLSNKNEKGSYDPVFYVPAEARWEAIAIHAHSPEIGTIIDNAMRAIEKENKRLKDILPKNFARPELDKRRLGEVVDLFTNIRMHEHGDSKDILGRAYEYCLSKFAEAEGKLAGEFYTPACIVKTLVNVLQPYKGRVYDPCCGSGGMFVQSAQFIENHSGNINNISVYGQDSNPTTWKMAQMNLAIRGIEADLGRYNADTFFNDCHPTLKADFVMANPPFNLSDWGADKLADDVRWKYGTPPNGNANFAWIQHIIHHLAPTGRAGVVLANGSLSSQSGGEGEIRRKLVEADLVDCVIAMPPQLFYTTQIPVSIWFFNKNKQQKGKTLFIDARNLGTMVTRKLRELTDSDTVDPIKRGDIQRIADTYNAYVAGKLENEKGFCAVTSVAEIAKQDFILTPGRYVGIAAQEEDTEPFEEKMTRLTGELSGLFEKSHELEAEIKKQLGSIGYKL; translated from the coding sequence ATGGCAGCGATGAATACAGCCGACATCGGCTTTGAAAAGGAAATATGGAAGGCGGCGGATAAGATGCGCGGAAATATTGATGCATCGGAATATAAATCCGTTGTATTGGGACTTATTTTCCTGAAATACATCTCGGACAAATTCGAAGCTAAATATCAACAGCTTGTTGCCGAAGGAGAGGGCTTTGAGGAAGACAAGGATGAGTATTTGAGTAATAAAAATGAGAAGGGTAGTTATGATCCGGTTTTCTATGTCCCTGCGGAAGCCCGTTGGGAAGCTATTGCCATCCATGCACACTCTCCTGAAATTGGAACGATCATCGACAATGCGATGCGGGCAATTGAGAAGGAGAATAAGCGTCTGAAAGATATTCTTCCGAAAAACTTTGCGCGTCCCGAGCTCGACAAACGCCGCTTGGGTGAAGTTGTCGATTTGTTTACAAATATTCGGATGCATGAGCACGGCGATTCGAAGGATATTTTGGGTCGTGCTTACGAATATTGTCTTTCGAAGTTTGCTGAGGCCGAAGGAAAATTGGCAGGTGAATTTTATACTCCGGCTTGTATCGTTAAGACGTTGGTGAACGTATTACAACCTTATAAAGGTCGTGTTTACGATCCTTGCTGCGGTTCGGGTGGTATGTTTGTACAGTCTGCACAATTCATCGAGAACCACTCTGGAAATATCAATAATATATCAGTCTATGGTCAGGATTCCAATCCTACGACATGGAAAATGGCGCAGATGAACTTGGCGATTCGCGGTATCGAGGCCGATCTCGGGCGATATAATGCGGATACCTTTTTCAATGATTGCCATCCGACTCTGAAGGCCGATTTCGTGATGGCCAATCCTCCGTTCAATCTGAGCGATTGGGGGGCGGATAAGCTGGCGGATGATGTGCGTTGGAAATACGGTACACCGCCCAATGGCAATGCCAACTTTGCGTGGATTCAGCATATCATCCACCACCTTGCCCCGACGGGACGTGCGGGCGTTGTGCTGGCCAACGGCTCGCTGTCGAGCCAGAGTGGCGGTGAGGGCGAGATTCGGCGTAAATTGGTAGAGGCTGATTTGGTGGATTGTGTTATCGCTATGCCGCCGCAGTTGTTCTATACTACACAAATTCCCGTGTCGATTTGGTTTTTCAATAAAAACAAGCAACAAAAGGGCAAAACGCTCTTTATCGATGCTCGCAACTTAGGTACAATGGTAACGCGCAAACTGCGCGAATTGACCGATAGTGACACGGTCGATCCGATAAAGCGCGGCGATATTCAGCGCATTGCCGACACCTATAATGCCTATGTTGCTGGAAAATTGGAGAATGAAAAAGGATTTTGTGCGGTTACCTCTGTCGCAGAAATTGCCAAGCAGGATTTTATTCTCACGCCCGGTCGCTATGTGGGCATTGCTGCGCAAGAGGAGGACACCGAACCGTTTGAGGAGAAAATGACACGCTTGACGGGCGAGCTTTCTGGACTATTTGAAAAGTCGCACGAGCTGGAGGCAGAGATCAAAAAACAGTTAGGTAGTATTGGGTATAAATTGTAG
- a CDS encoding restriction endonuclease subunit S: protein MGLILNDLKNACELEHVCDYVNNRTTSSMNYISTENMLPNKGGISESTIIPPGTTTEYKIGDILISNIRPYFQKIWCADRCGGCSADVLCIRAKENTDSKYLYYLLSQQAFFDYVMSGAKGCKMPRGDKKQIMQWPVNIPAIDVQKKVVAILSSLDNKIRLNRRINDNLEEQAKALFKSWFVDFDRNEWVHCELGDITLITAGGDRPSKYTNKKTIECHVPIYSNGIDNEGLYGYTNVAKIHEESITISARGTIGYVCLRLEPYVPIVRLISIIPNKKELSAKYLYLWALTQNITGTGTTQQQLTVPIFRKTPISIPSDTKLKQFNSIADPLFSQIESNKKENIKLSTLRDTLLPKLMSGELSVEEVSFD, encoded by the coding sequence ATGGGCTTAATTCTTAATGACTTAAAAAATGCATGTGAATTAGAACATGTATGTGACTATGTAAATAATCGCACAACGAGTAGTATGAATTATATCTCTACGGAAAATATGTTACCCAATAAAGGTGGTATAAGTGAATCTACAATAATACCGCCTGGAACCACAACTGAATATAAAATCGGAGATATTTTGATCTCTAATATTCGGCCATATTTCCAAAAAATATGGTGTGCTGATAGGTGCGGTGGGTGCTCTGCGGATGTTTTGTGTATTCGTGCAAAAGAAAATACAGATAGCAAATATTTATACTATCTGTTGAGCCAGCAAGCGTTTTTCGATTACGTAATGTCGGGAGCAAAAGGGTGTAAAATGCCTCGAGGGGACAAAAAACAGATTATGCAATGGCCTGTAAATATCCCCGCAATAGATGTGCAGAAAAAAGTTGTAGCTATATTATCTTCTCTCGATAATAAGATCAGACTCAATCGACGGATAAATGATAATTTAGAGGAGCAGGCCAAAGCGTTGTTTAAGTCGTGGTTTGTGGATTTCGATCGAAACGAATGGGTTCACTGTGAATTAGGAGATATCACACTTATTACTGCTGGAGGTGATAGGCCTTCAAAATATACTAATAAAAAGACTATTGAGTGTCATGTTCCTATATATTCTAATGGAATAGATAATGAAGGATTATATGGTTATACAAATGTTGCAAAAATTCACGAGGAAAGTATAACTATTTCTGCAAGAGGAACTATAGGTTATGTCTGTTTGAGATTAGAACCATATGTTCCTATTGTCCGGCTAATTTCAATAATCCCTAATAAAAAAGAGTTGTCTGCAAAATATTTATACTTGTGGGCATTAACTCAGAATATTACAGGAACGGGGACGACTCAGCAACAATTGACTGTTCCGATTTTCAGAAAAACTCCAATATCAATACCCTCTGACACTAAATTGAAGCAATTTAACTCTATTGCTGATCCTTTATTTAGTCAAATTGAATCTAATAAAAAAGAAAACATAAAATTATCCACTCTCCGTGATACCCTTCTACCCAAACTCATGTCCGGCGAGCTCTCCGTCGAGGAGGTTTCCTTCGATTAG